A window of Devosia chinhatensis genomic DNA:
TCACCGCACGTTGCCACGGTCTCGACGCAGCTCTTCGCCTTTGACGGGCAGGGTGCAGGTCGAGCGTGCTGAACCTGTCTACCCGACCAAGAGGCGCCGATGAGAAACCAGGCCAATCCTTGGCTGACCAGCAATCTCTGGGTTCTGGGCCTCGGCATGTTGCCGGCCATCCTGCTCATCGGAGTGCTGCTCTACTTTACCGGCTGGGCCTTCGCCTTCAGCTTCACCGACCTGGCGCTGGTCGGCCGCAAGAGCGTGGAATGGAGCTGGGTCGGTCTCGAGAATTTCGAGCGCCTGTTCACCCGCCGCGGCTTCCTCGACTCGCTCTGGACCACCATCATCTTCGTGTTCTTCTCGGCCATTGTCGGCCAGTCCGTACTGGGCTTCCTGCTCGCGGCTGCCCTGCGCGGCACGCGCTCGACGTTGCGCAGCGTGGTGGAGGTCTGCATCATGCTGGGCTGGCTGCTGCCCGATATCGTGGCGGCCTTCCTCTGGTCGGCGACGACGGCCCAGACCGGGCTCATCAACCAGCTGATCATCCGGCCTCTCGGGCTGCCGCCGGTCAATTTCATCAATGATTATGCCCTGCCGGTGGTGACCATCGCCAATATCTGGAAGGGCACGGCCTGGTCCTATCTGCTGTTCTCGGCGGCCCTCGACTCGGTCAGCCGCGAAGTGGTGGAGGCCGCCAAGGTGGACGGCGCGACCCCCATGCAGCGCATCTGGCTGGTGCAATTGCCGATCATCCGGCCGCATATCGCGACGAACATGCTGTTCATCACCATCTGGACCTTCACCTATTTCCCGCTGATCTTCGCCATGACCGGCGGCGGGCCGGGGCGACAGACCGAGACGCTGGCGGTCTTCCTCTACAATCAGAGTTTCGCGCGCGGCAATCTGGGCTTCGGCTCGGCCATTTCGGTGGCCATGCTGGTCATCGTCGGCTGCCTGTCGCTGGTCTATCTCCGCATGCTCCGGGAGCCGAAATAATGGAATCCAATGCTCCGAGCCGCCTCACCGCCATCGCGCTGACCTTCATGGCGGTAATCTGGATCAGCCCGTTTTCCTGGCTCCTCCTCAATGCCTTCAATCCGCTCTCCACCGGGCAACTGGAAATCCCCCGCTCCGTGGGGCTCGACAATTTCGCGCAAGCCGTCAGCGGCAATGCGGGCCGGCAGTTTCTCAATTCCATGCTGATCGCGGCGGGCACGGCGACCCTCAGCGTCGTGGTCGGCATCTCGGCGGCCTATCCGCTGTCGCGGCTCAAGATCCCGGGGCGCAATGCGTTCCTGTGGACGCTGGTGCTGCTGCGCATGCTACCCTCTGCGGGTGTGCTGGTGCCGCTCTATTTCAGCGCGCAGCGGCTGGGCCTGCTCAACCAGCTCGGCGTCATCATCGCGCTGACCGTGCTCAACCTGCCGTTCACGCTGCTGCTGCTCAAGAACTTCTTCGACACCGTGCCGATCGAGCTTGAGGAAGCGGCTTATGTCGAGGGGGCGAGCCTGTTCCAGATCGTCAGCCGGATCGTGCTGCCCATGTCGCGGGCCGGGATCGCGGTGGTCTGGTTCTTTTCCTTCACCGGGGCGTGGAACGAGTTCCTCTTGCCCCTGATCTTTGCGCGCGTGCAGGATGCCTTCCCGATGTCGGTGGGCCTCTACGCCGCATTCGGCCAGCAGGGCGCCATCAATTACGGGTTCCTCACGGCCTTTTCCATCATCTACGCGGCGCCGGCGATCGGCGTGTATTTCTTGTTGCGGCGGAACATGAACACAGGGTTCGCCGGTGTCGGAGTTAAAGGATGACCTATTCCAATCCCCTCTCGTCCAAGCTGGGTTTGCTGGATGATGACCTCAAGCAGGAGGGCAAGCTCCTGCGCCTGTGCGCGGACCTGGAAAAGAAAATCCGCACCCCGCTCAAGAACGTGCCGTTCCAGTGGCATGTGCAGCGCGCCGACGGGTTTTCGGCCGCAGAGGCGCTCAAGGCCGATTGGCGGCAATGGGAGCAATTCGGCCGGCATACGGTCTGGGCCAAGCATCAGGAGCATACCTGGTTCGCCGCCGAGATCACCGTGCCAGAAGACGCCCGGGGCAAAGTCTTTGTCGCCCATTTCACCAGCCAGTGGCAGGAGCGGCCGGGCTCGACCGATCCGCAATGCCTGGCCTATCTCGACGGCAAGATCGCCCAGGCCCTGGATGGCAACCACACCGAACTCGTGATCGAGCGTGACGCCAAGCCGGGCAACAAGCACGTGCTCCTGGTCAACGCCTTCACCTTCTTCGACCGGCCGCTGGTCGGCTTCGAGGTGGATTTCTTCATCCGTAACGAGCGCGCCGAAAAGCTCTATTACGATCTGCAGACGCCGGTCGACGTGGCTGTCCGCCTGCAGCAGAACGACCCGCGCCGCCACGCCATCCTCAACATCGTCAACCGGGCGTTGCGAGCGCTGGATCGGCGCGATGGCCATACGGAAGCCTTCGAGAAGGGCCTGCCGGAAGCCGAGAAGATCGCCCAGGAAATCTACGACCTGGTCGATACCGAAGTGCAGCCGCAGATCACGGCGGTGGGCTCGACCCATCTCGATGTGGGCTGGCTTTGGAGGGTGATGCATACGCGGGACAAGACGGGGCGCAGCTTTGCCACCGTGCTCAACCTCATGGAGGAATATCCCCAATTCGTCTTCATGTATAACCAGTCGGTGCTCTTCGATTTCCTCAAGAAGGACTATCCCGAAATCTGGGAGCGCATGCTCAAGCGGGTGAAGTCGGGCCAGTTCGAGATCGAAGGCGCCATGTGGGTGGAGCCGGACGTCAACATCGCCTCGGGCGAAAGCCTCGTGCGCCAGATCATGCGCGGTCGGCGGTTCCATCTCGAGCATTTCGGGGTCGATCCCAAGACAGTCTGGCTGCCCGATACATTCGGCTATTCGGCCAACCTGCCGCAGATCATGGACAAGTCGGGGCTGAAATATTTCGTCACCAGCAAGCTCTCCTGGAACGATACCGACCGGCACCCCTATGACACGTTCTTCTGGCGCGGCATCGACGGCACCGTCACCAAGGCGCAGCTGATCACTGCACAGAAATATGACAGCGAGCAGATCTTCACGACCTATAACGGCGACCTTTCAGTTTCCGAGACCATGGGCGCCTGGAAGCGCTACGAACCCAAGGCCGCCTATGACCAGGTCGTCATGTCCTATGGCTATGGCGATGGCGGCGGCGGACCGACCCGCGCCATGATCGAGCGCGGCACGCGCCTCGAACGCGGCATTCCCGGGGCGCCCAAGGTCAAGCTCGAAGGCATCGTCCCGTTCCTCGACCGGTTGGGCAAGGCCATGGACGCCGATCCGGCGCGCTTCCCCACCTGGAACGGCGAGCTTTACCTGCAATATCACCGTGGCACGCTCACCTCTGTGGCCAAGAACAAGGCGAATAACCGCAATGCCGAACGGCGCCTGCGTGAGCTGGAAATGCTGGGCGCGCTGGCCCTGGCCAAAGCTGGCCATGCCTATCCCAGCGAGACACTGGCCGAATTCTGGGAACTGGTGCTGATCAACCAGTTCCACGACATCCTGCCGGGCACCTCCATCCCCGAAGTCTATGTCGACAGTGACGCCGAATATGGCCGCATCTTCTCGACGCTGGATTCGGCCAATGGCCCCTGGCATGCGGCGGCGCAGGCCGCGGCCAAGCCGGGCGCCGACCAATTGCGGCTGTTCAACTTCACGAGCCAGGCCCGCTCGGGACTGGTGCATCTGGGCGAGGTTGCGGCCGGATCGGCCCTGGCGACGGCCGGTGGCAGCGTGCCGGTGCAGGCTATCACCCGCGCCGATGGCTCGACCGACAGCGTCGCCGCCGTCTCGGCCATCGCGCCGCTGGGCTGGACCGGGGCGCAGATCGTGGCCGGTGACGGCGCCGGCCAAAGCGGTGTCTCGGTTTCGACGACACACCTCGAAAACGACCTGCTGCGGGTCACGTTCGACGACAAGGGTGAGATCGTCTCGGTGTTCGACAAGACGCGCGACCGCGAGACATTGCAGGGCGGCGAAAAGGCCAACCGCCTGATCGCCTATGAAGACAAGCCGATGAACTGGGATGCCTGGGATATCGACCGCTATTTCGAGGAGCAGTTCTGGCCGCTGGCCGACGGCAAGGCCGACATTTCGGTGGTGGAAACCGGCCCGCACCGCGCCGCGATCCGCATCGAGCGGCGTTACCAGAAGTCGCTTGTCGTCCAGGTGATCTCGCTGGCGAAAGATGAACGGCAGGTTGAGTTCGACACCTTTATCGACTGGCAGGAACGGGCTCAGGTCATCAAGGCGCTGTTCCCCTTCGATCTCAACACCTCCGAAGTGCGCTCGGAAATCGCCTTCGGCCATGTAACGCGCCCGACCCATCGCAACACCACCTGGGATCGGGCCCGCTTCGAGGCCAGCATGCATCGCTGGGTCGACGTGTCGGAGGCCGATTTCGGCATCGCGCTGCTCAATGACAGCAAATATGCCTATGATTGCCACGAGCAGACGGTGCGGCTGACGCTGGTGCGGGGTTCGACCCATCCGCATCCCGAGGCCGACCTGGGTGAACACCGCATCCGCTATGCGCTGTTCGTGCATGACGGCGTCGCGGACCTCGCGCAGGTGCATCGGGCGGCCGAACGCTTCAACAATCCGATCGCGGTCATCGGCTCGCGCCAGGCTGCGGGCAGTGCCGCGACCGAATTCGGCAGCTTCAGCCTCGCAAATGTCGACGCGGCCAATGTCACCATCGAAACGGTCAAGAAGGCCGAGGCGTCCGATGCCCTGGTGCTGCGCGTGTTCGAACACGCCAATAAACGCGCCAATGCCACGATCAGCTTTGGCCTCGATGTCAAATCGGTGCGTGTGGTGAACCTGATGGAGGAACAGGCGGGCGAAAAACTCACCATCACCGACAATAGCATCAGCCTGCAATTACGCCCGTTCGAGATCGCTACGCTGCTGGTGGAAACGAAGTGAGGTCGCGCACGCAAGGCGGGTCAATGGCTCTCCCCGCCAAGGGGAGAGCCGGAGAAAGAAGGGCGTGGCAAGTCACGGATGGCCCCCTCACGCGGTCCCTCCTCAGACGGAGGGAGCCGACAGGGAGTTGGGCAAAGCCGACGGGAGAACAAGATGTCTGACGTTAGTCTTCGGGGCGTGCGGAAATCCTATGGATCGCTGGAGGTCGTCCATGGGGTGGATCTCGATATCCAGGCGGGCGAATTCGTGGTGTTCGTCGGGCCCTCCGGATGCGGCAAGTCCACCCTGTTGCGGATGATCGCGGGGCTCGAGCCGATCAGCGGCGGCGAAATTGCCATCGGCGGCAAGGTGGTCAACGACGTGCCATCGCCCCAGCGTGGCATCGCCATGGTGTTCCAATCCTATGCGCTCTATCCGCATATGAGTGTCTTCGACAACATGGCCTTCGGCCTCAAGCTGGCCAAGACACCCAAGGAAGAGACCGAGCGCCGGGTGCGCGAGGCCGCCCGCATCCTGCAGATCGAGCCCTATCTCGACCGTATGCCCAAGGCCTTGTCAGGCGGGCAACGCCAGCGCGTGGCCATCGGCCGCGCCATCGTGCGTGACCCCAAAGTGTTCCTGTTCGACGAGCCCCTGTCCAATCTCGATGCGTCCCTGCGGGCGCAGACGCGGGTGGAGATTGCCAAGCTCCACGCGACGCTCGACGCCACCATGATCTATGTGACGCACGATCAGGTGGAGGCCATGACGCTGGCCGATCGCATCGTGGTGCTCAATGCCGGCAAGATCGAGCAGGTCGGCTCGCCGCTCGAATTGTATACGCGGCCCGTCAATACTTTCGTCGCCGGTTTCATCGCCAGCCAGCGCATGAACTTTCTCGCCGTCAGCCCATCGGGCGGGGGATTGACGCTGCCGGGGGGCAAGGCCTTGCCTCTGGCCCATGCCAACCTGGCCGAAGCCAGGACGCTGGGCGTGCGTCCGGAGCACCTGCTGCTGGCCGATCCGGCACATGCCGATCTCTCGGGTACGCTCGCCGTGGTCGAGCAGTTCGGCGAATACGCCCTGGCCTATGCCGAATTGCCGAGCGGGGAGACGGTGACCCTCAAGCTCGATGGTGCGCCCCAGCTCGTGGTGGGGCAGAGCATCGACATGAAATTGCCTGCAGAGGGCCTGCATCTGTTCGATGCAGCGGGCCGGGCGCTGCGGTGACCGTTCGGGTGGGGCAGCGTTGATGCCTCGGCAAAATCGGACGGCTGTTGAAGCGGAAGTCCGCGCATCAGCGGGATGACGCGGACGATGCTGGAGAGCGGCTAGCCCAGCCGCTTCCCCTGCGCGTCGAACCGATGCACCCGCTCTTGCGGATAATCGTAGCTGATCATGCTGCCGACGTCCGGCAGGGCGGTGCGCGTCTGCCGGACGGTCAGCAGGTCAGGACGGCCGATGTCGAGGAAGGCGAAAGTATCGGCTCCCAGATATTCGACATAAGCGACCTTGCCCTGTTGGGCGCCGGTGCCCAGGGTGATGTCTTCGGGCCTTATGCCCATAGTGGTGCCGTCCTCGTGCCTGAGAAGGTTCATCCGCGGCGAGCCGATGAAGCCGGCCACGAACAAAGATTGTGGGCGCTCGTAGAGCTCCTCGGGCGTACCCACCTGCTCGACCTGCCCGGCATTGAGCACCACGATCCGGTCGGCCAGGGTCATGGCTTCGACCTGGTCATGGGTGACATAGACCATGGTGGTGTCGGGAAGGCCTTCCTTGAGCCTCGCAATTTCGAGGCGCGTAGCGACGCGCAGGGCGGCATCGAGATTGGACAGCGGCTCATCGAAGAGAAAGACCTGCGGGTCGCGCACGATGGCCCGGCCGATGGCCACGCGCTGGCGCTGGCCGCCGGACAATTCGCGCGGAAAGCGATCGAGATAGGGTTCGAGCTGCAATTTGCGGGCGGCCTCGGCGACCCGGCTTTCGATCTCGGCCTTTGCGGCGCGGCGCAGCTTCATGGAATAGGCCATGTTTTCCCGCACGCTCATATGCGGATAAAGCGCGTAGGACTGGAAGACCATGGCGATGCCGCGCTTGCTGGCCGGCACATTGTTGACGACGCGGCCACCGATTTCGAGCGTGCCGCCGCTCAGTCGTTCCAGGCCCGAGATGCAGCGCAAAAGCGTGGACTTGCCGCAGCCCGAGGGGCCGACGAAGATCACGAACTCACCCGATCGGATGTCGAGATTGATGTCCCTGAGGACTTCAACGGCGCCGTAATTCTTGCGCAGGTTCGTGACCTTGATGTCGGACATGGACGTTCTCCCCATCAGCTTGCTGAAAGCGCGGCACGGACCTTGGCCAGTGCGTCGCCGGTCGACCCGTCGGGCCGGTATTCGAGGCCCACGGCACCTTCGTAGCCATTGGCATAGAGCCAGCTCAGGCGCTTGCCGAGGTCGATTTCGCCAAGGCCCGGATCGTTGCGGCCCGGATGATCGGCGACATGGGCATGGATGACGCGGGAGACGCGGCCATCGAGGACGTCTTCGATAGCCTCGCCCATCACGTAGGAATGGTAGAGATCGTAGACGATACCGATTTCCGGGCGGCCGACAGCGTCGACGATATCGAGGCTCTCGCGCGTTGAGGAGAGGTAATAGCCGGGATGGTCGATCAGCGTATTGAGCGGCTCGACGCCGAGACGCACGCCGCTGCCTTCGAGCACGTCGGCGGCAGCCAGCAGGCATTGGACCAGGGCATCGTGCTGCTCGTCGCGCGTCCGGCCCGGCAGGTCATTGCCGGCCTGGGCGATGAGCACCTTGGCGCCCAGGCGCTGGGCCTGGCGCATGGAGACCGCGAGGCCGGCGAGGAATTCGGCGTGATTGGCCGGGTCGGTCAGCGCAATCATCGGCTCGGCAACGAAGCCGGAGAGTGAAAGTTCGGTTTCCTTCAGGGTGGCTTCGACCGCATCGAGATCCTTGTTGGACCAGAACCAGAATTCGACCGCGTCGAGACCGGCGGCCCTGGCGGCGCGGATGCGACCGGCAAAGTCGTCGCTTTCATCGGCAAAGAGCCATTCGATACAAGCGGAGAGTTTCATGTGTCGGTTCCGGTTAGCGATAGTCGATGAGAACTTGCATGACGTCGGGCGAGCCCTGATCGAGCAGGCCGTAGCCGCGTCCCGCCTCGGCAAGCGGCACGCGATGGGTGATGAAGCCCTTGAGCGCCGGCGCCAGGCTCGAAAGATAGTCGCGGGCGATGTTTCCGCGTCGACCGACCGACCAGAGAGGGCCCAGGAACGGGTTCACGGTGCCCACCTGCGAGGAAATGATGCGCGGGCGATTATGGTGGAATTCGCCTGAAAGGCTGAGCGATTCAAAGGTGCCGCCATACCAGGACATGGCAATCACCGTGCCGTTGAAACCGGCAGTGCGGATGGCTTCATTCAGCGCCGGTGCGGCGCCGGAGACTTCGATGACCGTATCGGCGCCACGGCCCTCGGTGAGTTCGCGGACGCGTTCGGCCACCGGGCCGTCGCGCGGGTCGAGAAGGGTGGTCGCGCCACCCTGGGCCGCCAACTCGCGGCGCTGGGCGATAGTGTCGACGCCAATGATCTGGCGCGCGCCGTTGCGGGCGAGAAGCCGCGTCACCATCTGCCCGATGACCCCGAGGCCCGAGACGACGACATCGGCGCCGAGCGGAATATTGGCATCGAGCACGCCGTTATAGGCCGTATTGAGATTGGCGAAGAAGACGCCGATTTCCGCGTCGTCGAGATCGCCCAGCGGCACGACGGCATTGGCATCGACCACGGCGTGCTGGCCATGGGGCACATAGGCAAAGACCAGATCGCCCGCCTTGAGCGCGCGGACATCCCGACCGATTTCGGCGACGCGACCGACGGCGGCATAGCCGTAGCGGGCCGGCCAGGACCAGTCCGAGCCGTGGGCATCGGAGAAAAGACGCGTCTTGGGGTCCATCGACTGCCGCCACTGGGGGGCGAGGCCACGGAAGACGTTGAGCTCGGTGCCGGCGCTGATGCCCGAGACCTCAAGATTGAGCAGAACCTGGCCGGGACCGGGACCGCCCAGCGCTTCGGAGCGAATTTCGACGGCGCGCGGCCCGGTGAAATACAGCGATTGGGTCGTCAGCGACACTTTTGTCACCCTTTGATGCCGCCAGCGGTGAGCCCGCCGACAAGTTGATTGCGGAAGAGAAGGAAGAGCAGGATGGTCGGCGCGGCAATGACCACGCCACCGGCCATGACGACCCCCCAGGAGAAGGAATAGGGGTCGAAAAGGGTTTGCAGCGCCAGAGGCAGCGTCTTGACCTCGGCGCTGGTGATGAGCGCCAGCGCCAGGATGAACTCGCCCCAGGACAGAACGAAGGCGAAGGTACCCACGGCCACCACGGCCGGTCGGATCAGCGGCAGGGTGATGCGGAACATGGCGCCCAGCTGCGAGGAGCCGTCGATGATCGAGGCCTCCTCGAGCTCGCGCGGCACGGCGTCGATATATCCCTTGAGCATCCACACGGCGATCGGCAGGCCAAGCGCCAGATGGGTGAAGGTGAGCGCCGTCAGCGTATTGGCCATGCCCAGCGAGCGGATGATGACCACGATGGGCACGAGAACGGCTACGGCCGGCAGCATCTGGGTGGCGAGGATGAGAAAGCCGATGAAATCGCGCC
This region includes:
- a CDS encoding carbohydrate ABC transporter permease: MRNQANPWLTSNLWVLGLGMLPAILLIGVLLYFTGWAFAFSFTDLALVGRKSVEWSWVGLENFERLFTRRGFLDSLWTTIIFVFFSAIVGQSVLGFLLAAALRGTRSTLRSVVEVCIMLGWLLPDIVAAFLWSATTAQTGLINQLIIRPLGLPPVNFINDYALPVVTIANIWKGTAWSYLLFSAALDSVSREVVEAAKVDGATPMQRIWLVQLPIIRPHIATNMLFITIWTFTYFPLIFAMTGGGPGRQTETLAVFLYNQSFARGNLGFGSAISVAMLVIVGCLSLVYLRMLREPK
- a CDS encoding carbohydrate ABC transporter permease, yielding MESNAPSRLTAIALTFMAVIWISPFSWLLLNAFNPLSTGQLEIPRSVGLDNFAQAVSGNAGRQFLNSMLIAAGTATLSVVVGISAAYPLSRLKIPGRNAFLWTLVLLRMLPSAGVLVPLYFSAQRLGLLNQLGVIIALTVLNLPFTLLLLKNFFDTVPIELEEAAYVEGASLFQIVSRIVLPMSRAGIAVVWFFSFTGAWNEFLLPLIFARVQDAFPMSVGLYAAFGQQGAINYGFLTAFSIIYAAPAIGVYFLLRRNMNTGFAGVGVKG
- a CDS encoding alpha-mannosidase, coding for MTYSNPLSSKLGLLDDDLKQEGKLLRLCADLEKKIRTPLKNVPFQWHVQRADGFSAAEALKADWRQWEQFGRHTVWAKHQEHTWFAAEITVPEDARGKVFVAHFTSQWQERPGSTDPQCLAYLDGKIAQALDGNHTELVIERDAKPGNKHVLLVNAFTFFDRPLVGFEVDFFIRNERAEKLYYDLQTPVDVAVRLQQNDPRRHAILNIVNRALRALDRRDGHTEAFEKGLPEAEKIAQEIYDLVDTEVQPQITAVGSTHLDVGWLWRVMHTRDKTGRSFATVLNLMEEYPQFVFMYNQSVLFDFLKKDYPEIWERMLKRVKSGQFEIEGAMWVEPDVNIASGESLVRQIMRGRRFHLEHFGVDPKTVWLPDTFGYSANLPQIMDKSGLKYFVTSKLSWNDTDRHPYDTFFWRGIDGTVTKAQLITAQKYDSEQIFTTYNGDLSVSETMGAWKRYEPKAAYDQVVMSYGYGDGGGGPTRAMIERGTRLERGIPGAPKVKLEGIVPFLDRLGKAMDADPARFPTWNGELYLQYHRGTLTSVAKNKANNRNAERRLRELEMLGALALAKAGHAYPSETLAEFWELVLINQFHDILPGTSIPEVYVDSDAEYGRIFSTLDSANGPWHAAAQAAAKPGADQLRLFNFTSQARSGLVHLGEVAAGSALATAGGSVPVQAITRADGSTDSVAAVSAIAPLGWTGAQIVAGDGAGQSGVSVSTTHLENDLLRVTFDDKGEIVSVFDKTRDRETLQGGEKANRLIAYEDKPMNWDAWDIDRYFEEQFWPLADGKADISVVETGPHRAAIRIERRYQKSLVVQVISLAKDERQVEFDTFIDWQERAQVIKALFPFDLNTSEVRSEIAFGHVTRPTHRNTTWDRARFEASMHRWVDVSEADFGIALLNDSKYAYDCHEQTVRLTLVRGSTHPHPEADLGEHRIRYALFVHDGVADLAQVHRAAERFNNPIAVIGSRQAAGSAATEFGSFSLANVDAANVTIETVKKAEASDALVLRVFEHANKRANATISFGLDVKSVRVVNLMEEQAGEKLTITDNSISLQLRPFEIATLLVETK
- a CDS encoding ABC transporter ATP-binding protein; protein product: MSDVSLRGVRKSYGSLEVVHGVDLDIQAGEFVVFVGPSGCGKSTLLRMIAGLEPISGGEIAIGGKVVNDVPSPQRGIAMVFQSYALYPHMSVFDNMAFGLKLAKTPKEETERRVREAARILQIEPYLDRMPKALSGGQRQRVAIGRAIVRDPKVFLFDEPLSNLDASLRAQTRVEIAKLHATLDATMIYVTHDQVEAMTLADRIVVLNAGKIEQVGSPLELYTRPVNTFVAGFIASQRMNFLAVSPSGGGLTLPGGKALPLAHANLAEARTLGVRPEHLLLADPAHADLSGTLAVVEQFGEYALAYAELPSGETVTLKLDGAPQLVVGQSIDMKLPAEGLHLFDAAGRALR
- a CDS encoding ABC transporter ATP-binding protein, with product MSDIKVTNLRKNYGAVEVLRDINLDIRSGEFVIFVGPSGCGKSTLLRCISGLERLSGGTLEIGGRVVNNVPASKRGIAMVFQSYALYPHMSVRENMAYSMKLRRAAKAEIESRVAEAARKLQLEPYLDRFPRELSGGQRQRVAIGRAIVRDPQVFLFDEPLSNLDAALRVATRLEIARLKEGLPDTTMVYVTHDQVEAMTLADRIVVLNAGQVEQVGTPEELYERPQSLFVAGFIGSPRMNLLRHEDGTTMGIRPEDITLGTGAQQGKVAYVEYLGADTFAFLDIGRPDLLTVRQTRTALPDVGSMISYDYPQERVHRFDAQGKRLG
- a CDS encoding TIM barrel protein, whose amino-acid sequence is MKLSACIEWLFADESDDFAGRIRAARAAGLDAVEFWFWSNKDLDAVEATLKETELSLSGFVAEPMIALTDPANHAEFLAGLAVSMRQAQRLGAKVLIAQAGNDLPGRTRDEQHDALVQCLLAAADVLEGSGVRLGVEPLNTLIDHPGYYLSSTRESLDIVDAVGRPEIGIVYDLYHSYVMGEAIEDVLDGRVSRVIHAHVADHPGRNDPGLGEIDLGKRLSWLYANGYEGAVGLEYRPDGSTGDALAKVRAALSAS
- a CDS encoding zinc-binding dehydrogenase, whose protein sequence is MSLTTQSLYFTGPRAVEIRSEALGGPGPGQVLLNLEVSGISAGTELNVFRGLAPQWRQSMDPKTRLFSDAHGSDWSWPARYGYAAVGRVAEIGRDVRALKAGDLVFAYVPHGQHAVVDANAVVPLGDLDDAEIGVFFANLNTAYNGVLDANIPLGADVVVSGLGVIGQMVTRLLARNGARQIIGVDTIAQRRELAAQGGATTLLDPRDGPVAERVRELTEGRGADTVIEVSGAAPALNEAIRTAGFNGTVIAMSWYGGTFESLSLSGEFHHNRPRIISSQVGTVNPFLGPLWSVGRRGNIARDYLSSLAPALKGFITHRVPLAEAGRGYGLLDQGSPDVMQVLIDYR
- a CDS encoding carbohydrate ABC transporter permease, which produces MNEESRWRSLALDLLTLAVLALVLLPIIWVFIASIRPDADIMTRSLIPTRITFDHFANIFSRGDFLVALRNSLLVGGIVAVCTVLIAVPAAYSLSRFTYLGRDFIGFLILATQMLPAVAVLVPIVVIIRSLGMANTLTALTFTHLALGLPIAVWMLKGYIDAVPRELEEASIIDGSSQLGAMFRITLPLIRPAVVAVGTFAFVLSWGEFILALALITSAEVKTLPLALQTLFDPYSFSWGVVMAGGVVIAAPTILLFLLFRNQLVGGLTAGGIKG